Sequence from the Babylonia areolata isolate BAREFJ2019XMU chromosome 25, ASM4173473v1, whole genome shotgun sequence genome:
cagtctttcacaaaagaccaagGTGTAGATGAACTCCCATTGCCAGGCCGTTTGAAGAAAATGTTTATCATCAGTGCTAAAAACTTGACAGAGCGCCAGTCTCGCTTCTCACCGCACTGTTGCAGGTGGCCTTTGAGGACGTGATCGCCGAACCTGATGGCGTCCACACCATCGACTGTTGCTGGAAGTGCTCATACCGCTCCTTCACGTGGGCCAAGACCTTCTGGTACAACGTGCTCACCGTGTGCTGCTCCTGTCCCATAGCCTGCTGCTGGGGGCTGGAGTTCGCGTCCATCACCTTCGACCACGTGTGGAGTTACACGCCTTGCCTGCGTGTGTTCACGATCCAGTGCGGCATCGCCCAGAAGTTTTTCGGCACCTGTCTGCAGTGCTGTCTCGGCCCTGTCTGTGAGACCTGCGGCCTCTTCTTCAGCAACATCGTCGTCAAGAACGCTTAGTGGCGAATAAGGAGGAGGATCAGAAATAGGATAACATGCAGCCCTTATGGTCGATTCTTTCGATGAAGAAACTGTTTCTTTCAAACTACCCTCTTTTGTTTTACTTCTGTTAAGAGCATTGGTTATATGCTTTAAAGCTGCCTCTAACTTATTTTATTATTGTCCTGTTTGATTCTGtagatattcattcatttatctataaatCCCTCTTCGATTATGGTTGATCAAtagcttttttttaatcatttgttaccgaatttacccccaccccattcctcccATCCCATTGTTTACTTTTTTCTGTAGAGtgttttcttattattgttatcattctttgtgtattatcacccccacccctaatattccttgtgaccccggtacacttgataataaagacatactctGTCCTATTCTGTTCTAAAGCTAGTCGTGGCAAAGTTGAGAAAATGTCTGTGTTACGGCCGCAAGCTTTATTAACATCACACTGACGTACAGTCAGTACCAGTCCAGTGTAAGATAATTCCATCAGCAACTGACCATCTGCCATAGTGATGCATAACAAGACCGTACGCAACGCTTTGCTTCAAAATGTATTGGGTAATGTTAGATCTTGGAACAACATATCTGTGATATAATGTCAATGCATTTTTGTTGATATATGACCACGTGTTTATAAGATATTAAAGAAAGGAATGATATTGCAACAGATGTGtcagtgtccttttttttttcttttttcttcttttttttttttagtggatgcCCTCTTCTGCTTTCCCCTCTCTGcacccttctcctttctcttcttctttacgtcgttctttcttttcttctttctttcgttttctcatTTCGTGTTTGCTCCAGcacgtgaacgtgtgtgtgtgtgtgtgtgtgtgtgtgtgtgtgtgtgtgtgtgcctgactggGTAGAAGACGGACAAGGAAAGATGACACAAGTTGACAAAGAAGGCAGATAAAgcagaagaaaataataacacCCGAAGGGAGGGGGAAAAGCAGGAGCGAACATTTTGTTTGGCCACAAGGCAAGCCTACAGGTTACCTGACTGTGATACAGCAAACCACCGCGACGAGCAAGGGAACGATTATAAATACCTTGAAAGCGTTCACTCCCCACTTATAAAGGTCTTCCtcaaggtggagggggtggggggagggggaaagggtggtggggggctttTCCTTGGAGCTTCACCGTTTGCAGGAGCCCATTCCTTCAGTTCGTTTCACCGCACAGTACTGCTGAGCTGGGAGTGAGAACAAACTGCCGGCTGCTGGAACGAGACACTACGTCATGGAGTGACGTCATGTTTTCACTTTGCTGTTCAATGAAACATGGACATCTCATGCAGACATTCTATTCTTTTTCTCAAGATCCTCACTGCTTTGTGAAGCAACACGATCGCAAAATAGCAAACCGAATTTTTATCAGGTCATGataattttctttcttgttcgtcACCCAAAGAGCGGAAAGGGCGTTTGCAATGTATTTTAACCAGGAAATGGAAGTGGTATGGCCACGTTTCGCcttcatcaggactggccaagacccTGCATGGAAAGGTGTGAGGAGCAAGGAGAAGAAacgatgggaggacaacatccttgagtgagacagtcagaaggacagacaaccgcgAGGGATGGGGGAGACTGCCAAATGTGTGGTACCCCAACGGTCTACGTACGAGACTAcgggatagatatagatagatagacagacagttttTGACTCAAAATGGGAATGGGGTGGTGGTACGAAGTAGATACTGCAGTAATTGCAGCGGACATGCTGCCTGAGAGAAATGAGTCCCTTCTGTTTTGAGGACATTCTCTGAACCAGAACGACTCCTGGAACGAACGGTATGGACATGACAAGTGCAGAGAGGTGTTACTCAAATAAGATAAAACAGCTCAAGAATGGTGCCAGACATGCattatgtgtgtgatattttgttacAAATGTTTGATCCCTTTGCTACAACACACGAGCCTGGGATCATTGATGCACACGCGCCGTTTTGAGTTTGTTGCATTGGAGATGCTACCTTCCGTCTTTGGTCTTCAAGTAAAGAAATTGACGCCGTGGCGAAGTgcttagcgtcgcggactgacggctagaAGGACGCGGCTTCGAATCCctgcggaggtgggtttttcggcctgcggCCGGCTCCTGCCCAGAGTTGAGTGGTATTATGGGCTTAAATGAgaagactgagaccacacagtcgagtatcatccacttcacggatgcgtctttgggtgtgtcgctcctgaccaacactgcaagtgtccgtgtctctcgggcctggttgacgtaaggatatcattatgacaggaagcgtagagtacagccttgtcacgtcgtcccaaacctaaatggaactccatagcagcatcgccatcatcatcatcatcatcatattcctcCTTACCTCCTTCATCATAAATATGAAATAATCCCCAAactatgtggcctttcatgccctgctctcatggtgacctcagtttcgatacccattCACTTCCGCGCTTGGGTTGAATCCTGTCAAGTTAtttagtgtcggcagattcataggggaCTAACGTtggagggacgtagtggcggtctccattctgggggaaacgttcactcagtctggctccgagactaagccattattgtcgtcagtatggggcttagtaggtggttttctaagtacgttgaatcagaacaggcattaccGAACACCACCggagtgactcggcagcagtgcagggtctcggctggtgtgtggccttctggcgacctaacatcgatgagtccctgtggactgccggcactgggactgcgacagaccaACCCGCATGTGGCCTgtttgggggacttggaatgagcggtgtgggagtaatgccactgacacggtgcagctgatgatggggcagcacaaaaaagaaagaaaaaaaagcaaaaaaaaaaaaaagctgacggACAAAACCCTTTCACAGAAAACAGCACAAATAGAACCCCCTAACACTCCATTcctaaaaaacccaaaccaaaaaactcaaacatcaacaaaaacaaaatctggcTTTGCAAGTTAACGTGGTAATAAGGACTGATATCATTCAGTTCAAAGTCAGAACTGTTTCAACGGTGTCATCCAGATTCGCATACCGCCGAGTTGGTTATCCCAATTAGCTTTTCGTGTTCTCTCCATCGGAAATCATGAGACAGCGAAATGTGTCCGCCTCACTTGCTTCCGATAAACTCCATCAATgaagtgacactgacagtgcCTAGTCGTGAACTGAACTGTATCATATTCCCTCGTAAATCTCTGCCAGTTGCACCCGCCCTGAATCGAAACCTGTTGAGAGTTAAGTGTGCAGTGAAGGTGACAGTGGCATCGGTGCACAAACATGACATCCGTGAATGGGGTCCCGCAGCgcacgttcgtgtgtgtatgtgttggtgttagagagagagttgggagggggggaggccatATAGGCGAAACGGAATGGGCGGGAAGACGAAGCGGGATAAAAAGTGAACCCCCCAAGTTGACATTGAGGGAGATGACGCGAGCAAAGAGCAGACGAACCAGGGCAACATGAATCGGACTTGGGCTGTGTTGCACGGGCGATGAAAGCGGCGCTGAGTTTGCTTAGTGTCAGGAAAGTTCCTAACTTCACGATAATTCCACAGACTTTGTTGAAACGTTCTGAACACAAACTCAGCGCCGCTGAAGATCGCCCATGCATCCGCTATTGTCTTTATACCCCAGGGTAAAAGTTAGCTATCCCCAGATTAACCCCCAGGGGGGTAAACTCCGGCTGGTCAGACCTGATCCCACCCTGGTTGGATTTTACCAGCCTAGTGATGGTTGTATGGGTCATTCTTGGCGAGCTTGAAAACACCCCGGGTGGTAAATTTGGCCCCTGTGTGATCAATACAGGCTGTTAAAGTAATAGTTTGCTTCCGCAAGGTTGTAATGGAGAGAATGGGGCAGGGCTGGTGAAGGctagtgtgtatgtgagcgtctgtgtctgtgtctttgatcatgtgtatgtgtgtgtttgtgtgtgtgtgtgtgtgtgtgtgagagagagagagagagagagagagagagagagagagagagagagagaacgaacgaactttattaatgagggaagtggaataagcatgcataagagagacagacagagagagagagagagtaaaaacccAGACTAAACCAGAcaagagaagaacacacacaaaacaatggtgaaaacaacaacaaaaagcaaccatcaaacaaacaactaacacaAAATGTCCTATTGAACTGTACAGCAACATtctacaatataaaaaaaaacccaacactttcAAGTGATTCTAAGGAAGGTTGAGTATGAACGCTGTCACAAGCACTAATGGCTCTGCACACAGGCGTTTGACGTTCTTGGTGAATTTTGAAACAAAAGAGTTCAGCCCCGTCCTGTATGACAATGCGTGAAGCCTGTTTCAAATCtaagtggctgtgtgtatgtgtgtctagatGCTTCGTCACTGCTTGtctctgcattgtattgtgtcgtgttgtattgtgttgtgttgtgtctccgatggacaggacacgttgtccgtatTGAGGACAGCAGAATTCCAAAGGTGCTGCTTCATGGACACCTGAAGGAATGACAACGTGACCAAGGAAGGCCAATCAAAAGATATAAAGACACCTTGAAGGCCAACCTCAGAAGCTGCAACATCGACACTGCTTCCTTGGAAGATGTCGCCCTTGTAAGGCACAGTGGAAGCAGCGATATACTCAGAGCACAAAGACATTCGAGCGCAACAGAGCAGCCGCCATCCAGGAAAAGAGGAACCGGAGAAAACAGGGCCCATCCTTgcaggactccattccatgcagcgtctgtggacgaccttgtgccTCAGGAACTGGTCTTCATTCCCTCAAGAGGACAGAACCCAcatcagcagatgacctgcctgcctactcatccgtcggacacgacgggagaattcagagagagagattgtgttgtgtcactttctgtcacaacagatttctctgtctgacatTCGTTCTGCTCTCTTCGGAAAGAGTGCGTCGCCACAGCGTAgcgccactctttctctctttttttctgtctgcaaatgtatttgtctTACAACCAGCCATAGTGCGCcgcctccctttttcttttttctgcaaaTGTATTTAATTTGTTGCTctgggttctttacgtgcgctaagtgctgagtaatcgtctcatccgaatgtctagcgtctagaccaccgctcaaggtctagtggtggggaagaagtttcagttccagtttgaatttcacaagaaggcgtcactgcgttcggacaaacccatatacgctgctcTAC
This genomic interval carries:
- the LOC143299649 gene encoding caveolin-1-like, whose protein sequence is MAEQLDMVNRDPNNINDHLKVAFEDVIAEPDGVHTIDCCWKCSYRSFTWAKTFWYNVLTVCCSCPIACCWGLEFASITFDHVWSYTPCLRVFTIQCGIAQKFFGTCLQCCLGPVCETCGLFFSNIVVKNA